A portion of the Zootoca vivipara chromosome 6, rZooViv1.1, whole genome shotgun sequence genome contains these proteins:
- the MTHFR gene encoding methylenetetrahydrofolate reductase (NADPH) produces MVNESFGAGNGVAILGNGAAVVRSDGSSGSDSSKESSRCSTPVLDNERHDRLWEKMRRRQESGDKWFSLEFFPPRTSTGAVNLISRLDHMGAGGPLFIDVTWHPAGDPGSDKETSSMMMASTALNYCGLDTVLHMTCCNQTKEMITAHLQKAKRLGLKNIMALRGDPIGEEWQEEVEGFNHAVDLVKHIRSEFEDYFDICVAGYPKGHPEAESYEEDLRHLKEKVSAGADFVITQLFFRSETFLKFLKDCQAIGITCPVVPGIFPIQGYHSLRQLVKLSKLEVPQEIKDVIEPIKDNDAAIRNYGIELAVTMCRELLDSGLVHGLHFYTLNREVATMEVLKHLGLWKEDPRRSLPWAVSAHPKRRVEDVRPIFWASRPKSYIYRTQEWDEFPNGRWGNSSSPAFGELKDYYLFYLKSKSPRDELLKMWGEELASEESVFEVFRCYIAGEPNKDGHKVTCLPWNDDPLAPETNLMKEELAKVNRRGILTINSQPNINGKPSTDPIVGWGPEGGYVFQKAYLEFFTSSENVRALQTVLKNYGQRVNYHIVNVKGENITNAHEMQPNAVTWGIFPGREIIQPTVVDPVSFMYWKDEAFALWIEQWAKLYEEESPSRMILQYMHDNYYLVNLVDNDFPLDSCLWQVLEDMHTLLNSPAEP; encoded by the exons ATGGTGAACGAGTCCTTCGGTGCCGGCAACGGGGTGGCCATCCTCGGCAATGGGGCGGCCGTCGTTAGGTCCgacggcagcagtggcagcgaCAGCTCCAAGGAAAGCTCGCGATGCTCCACCCCTGTCCTCGACAATGAGCGGCACGACCGCCTGTGGGAGAAGATGCGGAGGCGGCAGGAGTCTGGGGACAAGTGGTTCTCCCTGGAGTTCTTCCCTCCGAGGACATCTACCGGGGCCGTCAACCTGATCTccag GCTTGACCACATGGGGGCGGGCGGCCCGCTCTTCATCGACGTGACCTGGCACCCGGCTGGCGACCCAGGCTCCGACAAGGAAACCTCCTCCATGATGATGGCGAGCACAGCGCTCAACTACTGTGGCCTGGACACCGTCCTCCACATGACCTGCTGCAACCAGACCAAGGAGATGATCACGGCACACTTGCAGAAGGCCAAGCGGCTAGGTCTCAAGAACATCATGGCGTTGCGTGGAG ACCCCATTGGGGAAGAGTGGCAAGAGGAGGTCGAGGGTTTCAACCACGCTGTCGACTTGGTGAAGCACATCCGCTCCGAGTTTGAGGATTACTTTGACATCTGTGTGgcag GTTACCCCAAGGGACACCCGGAAGCAGAGAGTTACGAGGAGGACTTGAGGCACCTGAAGGAGAAAGTGTCTGCGGGAGCCGACTTTGTCATAACGCAGCTGTTCTTTAGGTCGGAGACCTTCCTCAAGTTCTTGAAGGACTGCCAGGCTATTGGCATCACCTGCCCTGTCGTGCCCGGGATATTCCCTATACAG GGCTATCATTCCTTGCGCCAGCTTGTGAAGCTTTCGAAGCTGGAGGTGCCGCAGGAGATCAAGGACGTCATAGAGCCCATCAAGGACAATGACGCAGCAATCCGGAACTACGGCATTGAGCTGGCCGTCACCATGTGCCGGGAGCTGCTGGACAGCGGCCTGGTCCACGGCCTGCATTTCTACACCCTGAACCGGGAAGTGGCCACCATGGAGGTTCTCAAGCACCTGGGCCTCTGGAAGGAGGACCCCAG GCGTTCCCTGCCCTGGGCGGTCAGTGCTCACCCCAAACGGCGAGTTGAAGATGTCCGACCCATTTTCTGGGCCTCCAGGCCAAAGAGTTACATCTACCGAACTCAGGAATGGGATGAATTTCCTAATGGCCGCTG GGGTAACTCATCCTCCCCAGCCTTTGGGGAGCTGAAGGATTATTACCTCTTCTACCTGAAGAGCAAATCTCCCAGGGACGAGCTGCTGAAGATGTGGGGTGAGGAGCTGGCCAGCGAGGAAAGCGTCTTCGAGGTGTTCAGGTGTTACATCGCTGGAGAGCCCAACAAGGATGGCCACAAG GTGACCTGCCTACCTTGGAACGACGATCCTCTGGCACCCGAGACCAACCTAATGAAAGAAGAGCTGGCCAAGGTGAACAGGAGAGGGATCCTGACCATCAATTCCCAGCCGAACATCAACGGCAAGCCCTCCACCGACCCGATTGTGGGCTGGGGTCCCGAGGGAGGCTACGTCTTCCAGAAG gcctacctggagtTCTTCACCTCCAGCGAGAACGTCAGAGCCCTCCAAACAGTGCTGAAGAACTACGGCCAGCGAGTGAATTACCACATTGTCAATGTCAAG GGTGAGAACATCACCAACGCGCATGAAATGCAGCCCAACGCCGTAACGTGGGGCATCTTCCCCGGCAGAGAGATCATTCAGCCGACGGTTGTAGACCCGGTTAGCTTCATGTACTGGAAG GATGAGGCCTTTGCCCTGTGGATCGAGCAGTGGGCCAAGCTGTACGAAGAGGAGTCTCCCTCCCGCATGATCCTCCAGTACATGCACGACAACTATTACCTGGTCAACTTGGTGGACAACGACTTCCCCCTGGACAGCTGCCTCTGGCAGGTCTTGGAAGACATGCACACACTCTTGAACTCTCCAGCGGAACCGTGA